The nucleotide sequence TTACTAGGCCTACATGCTGTGAAGCTGCCTTTCTATGTGGAGCCAGGTAGATACCTGAGTTCACTCAAAAAGGCTTGACAATGTCTAGATGGAAAGTCGATAAATAAAAGTATAACAAGCTGTCGAATAGGCTTAAAGTTTTGAATGGATCAACCATATGCAAAAAATGTGCCACTCAACTGATATGTAACAACTATTTTTCTATTCACATGACATTTTGGGATATATTAATTTACCAAAGATAACTATTTTTATTAGTATGCAATATATCTAAAACACATGGCATCTGATTCTTTTATTGCATAGGAGAGTTGCCATTTTATGCTGCTCCAGATGAAAGAATTGTAGAAATACAGGGTGAATCATTGAAGGTCCTCAAAGCCCTTGAAGCAGTTACTGGGCATCTCAGGAAGTTTTTGGTTGATCACAGTGTACTTCCTTTGTTTGAGAAGAGTGTAAGACTTTCTTCAAATGCTTGAACTTTAACTTTATTTACAATGTGGGCCATGCCAACTAGATGTTTATTAATAATCGGTATCACTTTCCAATATTTTGTTAGTATAATACACCAGTTACACAAGACAGGCCAGTTGACACATGGGGTGAAAACACTCAATCTTATAGCCACGGCGTGCAACAGTCTGCAATTGGCAATGACTATGGTCTTCCTTTGAAGAGAGATTCCTTTTTTATTGATCGTGAATCTCAATTAGACTCACAAATACCACGTAGCGGACTGGCATTATATGGACAGGATCCTGCTGTCTCTGGTTTACGTTCTTCGGCGCTCGGGCGCACTGGCAGTGCTTTAGAGGTACTTGATCCGTCGTCCCTTACTGTCACTGCAAGATTGTTAGAATTTTTTTTACGTTCTTGCATGCTTGTTTTGTGGTTTTAGTCTTTATATGCATGATTGCTAAGAGTTTCAAAACATGCATAGGGATATAACAAGCATGCCTAGGAATGTTTTTTAGTTATCTTTGATGACATGTGCCTTATGCACTTTATGTTTTTTAGGCATCGTAGATAATTGAAAAAGAAACCGGATCAAATTATTTGCTGATTCATTGCTCTGTTCAGATGGAGAAATATTAGTTGTCGACCATTTACCTTCGGAGGAATAATCTACAGATTCAATATCTAATGTCATCGAAAACATCGAAGCATTTCAATTGTGGATTTATATTTTCTTACATTAGATGAGTACTATACATATTGCTAAATCAAGAACTTGCCTAGAAGATAAAAGATGTTGTGATCAATATGTTATGTCCTTGCCTACTCAAGTACCTCTGTTAGTTCCTACATCAATATTGTAGAACAGCTTCTTGGTTCTTAGCCAAAAACTTGTGGTAAAAGAAAATtgattactctttttttttttgaacttattGAAGTTCAGTTGGACAACATATACAGTGTTCAATTAGATTCTCCTAGAAGCTTTTTTGGTTCAGAAAACCATTGGCCATGGTTAAAAAGTAAAACAAACAGCAAGTGCCTGAAGTTGCATAATATTTTTACCTATTGTTCTAAGTACGAAGAAAATATGTGATAGATTTTTGTATTATTGCTTCAGAAATCATCTGATTGAGCCTGTTTTGTATTTGCTATATTGTTGAACTATATTTTGATCTGATTTGCCGATGCAGGTCACACAGAAAATGCAAATTCCACTTACATATGCGGAAGATATTATTGGTATAGGAGGGGGCAATATAGCATACATAAGACGTACCAGTGGAGCAGTAATTACTGTTCAAGAGACCAGAGGATTGCCCGATGAGATAACTGTTGAAATGAAGGGCACAACGGCACAGGTTCATGTTGCTCGACAGCTCGTTCAGGTAGCTTGCCCATGATTTTCCCCTGCCTTTTCCCTCCTCATGGATGATGGAGGGATAACACTTACGCAGGGGTGCCTACCTCTGCTGCTTTTCTCTCAACAATGACCTTGTTGCATTCTTCTATCCTCTGCAGGAGTTCATCACGGGGCGTAGAGAACCTGTGTCAAGCAACTATGGTGGTGTTGATACAGGATTGAGATCGAGTTACTCGCAGTTGGCGAGTACAGCATACCCATCCTCATCTTATGCATCACATTCCTACGGTGGATATGGTTCGTCTGGACTAGGAGGGTATGGTGGATATAGGCCTTGAGAAAGAGCCTCCTGCTGCTTGCACAAAAGCACCTTGTATGTCACTTAATGGGAGTTTATGTTTCTTGATCAGATTCAGTAATAGCTAAATATTAGTCTGTATGAGGTTCTCCACATGATCCAACAGTAACTGCATCTTTGTTTTTAATCTTTTGTTGGCTGCTAATTGTGGTGTGTGTGTGGTGCCATTCTGCTAGTGTAAATTTACTACCTGCATGGCAAGAAGACCTTAATGGAACGTTGGCTCTCGATTCTGGTTCAAGAGAAGGTTACTTTGATCGGTCGGAAAGGAGAGGTGCATTCTAAATATTATACTTTTTGATTTGTGCCGCACTCTAATTCCGCAATCTTGTATCAATAGGTTCCATACTAAATATTTGGAATGTAGTGTATGAATCTGCCTCATTCTTATACGGTCATGATAAAATATCTACACCTTTGCACCGAAGAGATCATATACTGCATATAGAACAGAACATATATTTGCGAAAACAAAATAAGATGGGCAAACTCGTCAGAGATTCCTGCTTCAGACTTTGCTTCGGAATCGAGTGGCACATGTTGTGATTTCACATGGTGAGAAACGTTGCGATGCTCGGAACAACTGTTCCACTAAGATCGGACGCCGCCTTATCTTTCCTTCGGCTCTCTTTCATTGTACAATACCTGCAAAATCGAAAAGGGGCATAGCTGCTGCATATTCTGCCATGGTTTGGGAAGGAAAACACAAAGAGTACCAGGGTGTGTGTACCTTATCAATTATGCCATATTCAACAGCTTCATGAGGAGTCAAGTACTTTGGTCGCCTGATGTCTTCGCTGATCTTCCAGGGAGGTTCTCCTGTGTGAAATGAGTAGAGACAAATCTAACGATGCAACTGCGTTAGCACCACGGACAAGGGACCAAGATGCAATAAAAATTAAAAGCAGAATGAAACAAGAAGCAAGAAAGTGTCACTGATAGATGAGATAAAAGACTACTCCCAAGAAATTGGATACCAGGTCCAAGATGACATTGAATGCTTAATACCAGTTCAAACTCCTACACTAGATTTATGTTCTCTACAAAGTGTACCACAAAGTGATATATGTAGCAAATGCATATGAAGATTAAGAAGCTATCACATGAAACCCTTTGGTTGGGACTGCCAATcagcttttctctcttttttttttttttagctttgCACGTATGTCACATCGTTATCGTAGAAGACCTAATGTCCAATTTGTAGACAAGCAAGGCTGATCATCATATTCTATAGGACAATTAATACAGTATCTGGATTTGTGACAATCTAAATATTTTCCGTTATATGTTTTTGAGAACTTCAAATTGAAGAACGTGCAACAACACTTATCAGATATTCGCTAAACCAAATGTCCTGTCAACATAAAGCGAACTATACCCTTCGGCCAAAGGCAATTTACAAGGTGCTATTTCAGCATATAATGTATGCAAAATACAGGCTCAAGTTAACAATTTTCTTACCAACTCAAAGTTTGTGTCTCTTACTATTTTCCTTACAGAATCGGTATCTTCTTCTTGACATTGAGCAGCATGCTGCCAATCAGAGGAGATTGATATCATGTGATAAAACATATCAAGAA is from Musa acuminata AAA Group cultivar baxijiao chromosome BXJ3-8, Cavendish_Baxijiao_AAA, whole genome shotgun sequence and encodes:
- the LOC135644412 gene encoding RNA-binding KH domain-containing protein PEPPER-like encodes the protein MAAEPENSAGNETSAEAETKAEVPSSPAAEAETEENDAAAEEDEEEEEEDEEEAEEEEAAEDESPPAEAAPTAQGGGVEVKKWPGWPGDNVFRLVVPVLKVGSIIGRKGELIKKLCEETKARVRILEGPIGVSDRIVLISGKEEPEAEISPAMDAVLRIFKRVNGISDISSNSGSVPGTCSVRLLVASSQAVNLIGKKGEAIRSIQESSNATVRVLSGELPFYAAPDERIVEIQGESLKVLKALEAVTGHLRKFLVDHSVLPLFEKSYNTPVTQDRPVDTWGENTQSYSHGVQQSAIGNDYGLPLKRDSFFIDRESQLDSQIPRSGLALYGQDPAVSGLRSSALGRTGSALEVTQKMQIPLTYAEDIIGIGGGNIAYIRRTSGAVITVQETRGLPDEITVEMKGTTAQVHVARQLVQEFITGRREPVSSNYGGVDTGLRSSYSQLASTAYPSSSYASHSYGGYGSSGLGGYGGYRP